In a genomic window of Balaenoptera ricei isolate mBalRic1 chromosome 3, mBalRic1.hap2, whole genome shotgun sequence:
- the UPF1 gene encoding regulator of nonsense transcripts 1 isoform X2 — MSVEAYGPSSQTLTFLDTEEAELLGADTQGSEFEFTDFTLPSQTQTPPGGPGGGGAGAPVCAGPGAAAGQLDAQVSGPEGILQNGAVDDSVAKTSQLLAELNFEEDEEDTYYTKDLPIHACSYCGIHDPACVVYCNTSKKWFCNGRGNTSGSHIVNHLVRAKCKEVTLHKDGPLGETVLECYNCGCRNVFLLGFIPAKADSVVVLLCRQPCASQSSLKDINWDSSQWQPLIQDRCFLSWLVKIPSEQEQLRARQITAQQINKLEELWKENPSATLEDLEKPGVDEEPQHVLLRYEDAYQYQNIFGPLVKLEADYDKKLKESQTQDNITVRWDLGLNKKRIAYFTLPKTDSDMRLMQGDEICLRYKGDLAPLWKGIGHVIKVPDNYGDEIAIELRSSVGAPVEVTHNFQVDFVWKSTSFDRMQSALKTFAVDETSVSGYIYHKLLGHEVEDVIIKCQLPKRFTAQGLPDLNHSQVYAVKTVLQRPLSLIQGPPGTGKTVTSATIVYHLARQGNGPVLVCAPSNIAVDQLTEKIHQTGLKVVRLCAKSREAIDSPVSFLALHNQIRNMDSMPELQKLQQLKDETGELSSADEKRYRALKRTAERELLMNADVICCTCVGAGDPRLAKMQFRSILIDESTQATEPECMVPVVLGAKQLILVGDHCQLGPVVMCKKAAKAGLSQSLFERLVVLGIRPIRLQVQYRMHPALSAFPSNIFYEGSLQNGVTAADRVKKGFDFQWPQPDKPMFFYVTQGQEEIASSGTSYLNRTEAANVEKITTKLLKAGAKPDQIGIITPYEGQRSYLVQYMQFSGSLHTKLYQEVEIASVDAFQGREKDFIILSCVRANEHQGIGFLNDPRRLNVALTRARYGVIIVGNPKALSKQPLWNHLLNYYKEQKVLVEGPLNNLRESLMQFSKPRKLVNTINPGARFMTTAMYDAREAIIPGSVYDRSSQGRPSNMYFQTHDQIGMISAGPSHVAAMNIPIPFNLVMPPMPPPGYFGQANGPAAGRGTPKGKTGRGGRQKNRFGLPGPSQTNLPNSQASQDVASQPFSQGALTQGYISMSQPSQMSQPGLSQPELSQDSYLGDEFKSQIDVALSQDSTYQGERAYQHGGVTGLSQY; from the exons GTCAGTGGACCTGAGGGCATCCTGCAGAACGGGGCTGTGGATGACAGCGTGGCCAAGACTAGCCAGTTGTTGGCCGAGTTGAACTTCGAAGAAGATGAGGAAGATACCTATTACACGAAGGATCTCCCCATACATGCCTGCAG TTACTGCGGAATACACGATCCTGCTTGCGTGGTTTACTGTAATACCAGCAAGAAGTGGTTCTGTAATGGACGTGGAAATACTTCTGGCAG ccacattgtaaatcacctcGTGAGGGCAAAATGCAAAGAGGTGACTCTGCACAAGGATGGGCCCCTGGGGGAGACGGTTCTGGAGTGTTATAACTGCGGCTGCCGCAACGTCTTCCTCCTCGGCTTCATCCCCGCCAAGGCTGACTCGGTTGTGGTGCTGCTATGCAG GCAGCCCTGTGCCAGTCAGAGCAGCCTCAAGGACATTAACTGGGACAGCTCGCAGTGGCAGCCCCTGATTCAGGACCGTTGCTTCCTGTCCTGGCTGGTCAAGATCCCTTCTGAGCAGGAGCAGCTGCGGGCGCGGCAGATCACCGCCCAGCAGATCAACAAGCTGGAGGAGCTCTGGAAG GAAAATCCTTCTGCCACCTTGGAGGACCTCGAGAAGCCAGGAGTGGATGAGGAGCCGCAGCATGTCCTCCTGCGGTATGAGGATGCCTACCAGTACCAGAACATATTCGGTCCTCTAGTCAAGCTGGAGGCTGACTATGATAAGAAACTGAAAGAGTCGCAG ACTCAAGATAACATCACGGTCAGGTGGGACCTGGGCCTTAACAAGAAGAGAATCGCCTACTTCACTTTGCCCAAGACTGACTCTG ACATGAGGCTCATGCAAGGGGATGAGATATGCCTGCGGTACAAAGGGGACCTGGCGCCCCTATGGAAAGGGATCGGCCACGTCATCAAGGTCCCTGATA ATTATGGCGACGAGATCGCTATTGAGCTTCGGAGCAGTGTGGGTGCACCCGTGGAGGTGACTCATAACTTCCAGGTGGATTTCGTGTGGAAGTCAACCTCATTCGACAG GATGCAGAGTGCGTTGAAAACCTTTGCTGTGGACGAGACCTCCGTGTCGGGCTACATCTACCACAAACTGCTCGGCCACGAGGTGGAGGATGTGATCATCAAGTGCCAGCTGCCCAAGCGCTTCACGGCGCAGGGGCTCCCTGACCTCAACCACTCTCAG GTTTACGCCGTGAAGACTGTGCTGCAGAGACCACTGAGTCTGATCCAGGGCCCGCCGGGCACAGGAAAGACGGTGACCTCAGCCACCATTGTCTACCACCTGGCTCGGCAAGGCAATGG GCCCGTGCTTGTCTGTGCTCCAAGCAACATAGCCGTGGATCAGCTGACTGAGAAGATCCACCAGACTGGGCTGAAAGTCGTGCGGCTCTGTGCCAAGAGCCGAGAGGCCATCGACTCCCCGGTGTCGTTCTTGGCCCTGCACAACCAGATCAGGAACATGGACAG CATGCCGGAGCTCCAGAAGCTGCAGCAGCTGAAGGATGAGACCGGCGAGCTGTCGTCTGCGGACGAAAAGCGGTACCGGGCCCTGAAGCGCACTGCCGAGAGAGAGCTGCTCATG AATGCAGATGTCATCTGCTGCACGTGTGTGGGCGCCGGGGACCCGAGGCTCGCCAAGATGCAGTTCCGATCCATTTTAATCGACGAGAGCACCCAGGCCACCGAGCCAGAGTGCATGGTCCCTGTGGTCCTTGGAGCCAAGCAG CTGATCCTCGTGGGCGACCACTGCCAGCTGGGCCCCGTGGTGATGTGCAAGAAGGCGGCCAAGGCCGGGCTGTCCCAGTCGCTCTTTGAGCGCCTGGTGGTGCTGGGCATCCGTCCCATCCGCCTCCAGGTCCAGTATCGGATGCATCCTGCGCTCAGTGCCTTCCCGTCCAACATCTTCTATGAGGGCTCTCTTCAGAATGGTGTCACTGCAG CGGATCGTGTGAAGAAGGGGTTTGACTTCCAGTGGCCCCAACCGGATAAACCGATGTTCTTCTATGTGACCCAGGGCCAAGAGGAGATTGCCAGCTCAGGCACCTCCTACCTAAACAG GACGGAGGCTGCAAATGTGGAGAAGATCACCACGAAGCTGTTGAAGGCGGGCGCCAAGCCAGATCAGATCGGCATCATCACGCCCTACGAGGGCCAGCGCTCCTACCTGGTGCAGTACATGCAGTTCAGTGGCTCCCTGCACACCAAGCTCTACCAG GAGGTGGAGATCGCCAGCGTGGATGCGTTCCAGGGCCGCGAGAAGGACTTCATCATCCTCTCCTGTGTGCGGGCGAATGAGCACCAAGGCATTGGATTTTTAAACGACCCCAGAAGGCTTAATGTGGCCTTGACCAGAGCACG ATATGGGGTCATTATCGTGGGCAACCCGAAGGCCCTGTCCAAGCAGCCGCTCTGGAACCACCTGCTGAACTACTACAAGGAGCAGAAGGTGCTGGTGGAGGGGCCGCTGAACAACCTGCGGGAGAGCCTCATGCAGTTCAGCAAGCCCAGGAAGCTGGTCAACACCATCAACCCG GGAGCCCGCTTCATGACAACTGCCATGTATGATGCCCGGGAGGCCATCATCCCAGGATCGGTCTATGACCGGAGCAGCCAGG GCCGGCCCTCGAACATGTACTTCCAGACCCATGACCAGATTGGCATGATCAGTGCTGGCCCCAGCCACGTGGCTGCCATGAACATTCCCATCCCCTTCAACCTGGTCATGCCGCCCATGCCGCCACCGGGGTATTTTGGACAAGCTAACGGGCCAGCCGCAG GCCGGGGCACCCCAAAAGGCAAGACTGGTCGTGGGGGACGCCAGAAGAACCGCTTTGGGCTTCCTGGGCCCAGCCAGACGAATCTCCCCAATAGCCAGGCCAGCCAGGATGTGGCGTCACAGCCCTTCTCACAGGGCGCGCTGACCCAGGGCTACATCTCCATGAGCCAGCCCTCCCAGATGAGCCAGCCCGGCCTCTCCCAGCCTGAGCTGTCCCAG GACAGTTACCTTGGAGATGAGTTTAAGTCACAGATTGATGTGGCGCTGTCGCAAGACTCCACGTACCAGGGGGAGCGGGCGTACCAGCACGGCGGAGTGACGGGGCTGTCCCAGTATTAG
- the GDF1 gene encoding embryonic growth/differentiation factor 1, translated as MPPLCRRPGRRVLLLLLAMLLPSSPPARAPAPPGPAAALLQALGFPDVPRGAPKSRPVPPVMWRLFRRRDHQEARAGPRRTPLGATLRPCHVEELGVAGNIVRHVPDRGAAARPPEPPSAAGQCPEWTVVFDLSAVEPAERPSQARLELRFAAAEATAGTAGGWELSVAPAGAGPGQVVLRQAVLALGMPVRVELLGAAWARNASAPRSLRLTLALRSRAPAACASLVEASLLLVTLDPRLCHPLARPRREAEPAVGGGPGGACRARRLYVSFREVGWHQWVIAPRGFLANYCQGKCGLPAALSEPGGTPALNHAVLRALMHAAAPSAAAGLPCCVPARLSPISVLFFDNSDNVVLRHYEDMVVDECGCR; from the exons ATGCCACCGCTGTGCCGGCGTCCGGGCCGCCGCGTCCTTCTTCTCTTACTGGCCATGCTGCTGCCCTCGTCACCCCCGGCCCGCGCCCCCGCGCCcccgggccccgccgccgccctACTCCAGGCTCTTGGGTTTCCTGACGTGCCCCGGGGCGCCCCCAAGTCCCGGCCCGTACCCCCTGTCATGTGGCGCCTGTTCCGCCGCCGGGACCACCAGGAGGCCAGGGCGGGCCCTCGGAGGACGCCCCTGGGGGCTACCCTGCGGCCGTGCCACGTGGAGGAGCTGGGGGTCGCCGGAAACATCGTGCGCCACGTCCCGGACCGCG gcGCAGCCGCCCGGCCCCCGGAGCCCCCCTCAGCTGCGGGACAGTGCCCTGAGTGGACCGTCGTCTTCGACCTGTCGGCCGTGGAGCCAGCCGAGCGCCCGAGCCAGGCCCGCCTGGAGCTGCGCTTCGCGGCTGCAGAGGCGACGGCGGGGACGGCGGGCGGCTGGGAGCTGAGCGTGGCGCCGGCGGGCGCGGGCCCCGGGCAGGTGGTACTCCGCCAGGCGGTGCTCGCCCTGGGAATGCCGGTGCGCGTTGAGCTGCTGGGCGCCGCCTGGGCCCGCAACGCCTCGGCGCCGCGCAGCCTCCGCCTGACGCTGGCGCTGCGTTCTCGGGCCCCCGCCGCCTGCGCGAGCCTGGTCGAGGCCTCGCTGCTGCTGGTGACCCTCGACCCGCGCCTGTGCCACCCCCTGGCCCGGCCGCGGCGCGAGGCCGAGCCCGCAGTGGGCGGCGGCCCCGGGGGCGCGTGTCGCGCGCGGCGGCTCTACGTGAGCTTCCGCGAGGTGGGCTGGCACCAATGGGTCATCGCGCCACGCGGCTTCCTGGCCAACTACTGCCAGGGCAAGTGCGGGCTGCCCGCCGCGCTGTCCGAACCCGGCGGGACGCCCGCGCTCAACCACGCGGTGCTGCGCGCGCTCATGCACGCGGCCGCCCCTAGCGCCGCCGCCGGCCTGCCCTGCTGCGTGCCCGCGCGCCTGTCGCCCATCTCCGTGCTCTTCTTCGACAACAGCGACAACGTGGTACTGCGGCACTACGAAGACATGGTGGTGGATGAGTGCGGCTGCCGCTGA
- the UPF1 gene encoding regulator of nonsense transcripts 1 isoform X1: MSVEAYGPSSQTLTFLDTEEAELLGADTQGSEFEFTDFTLPSQTQTPPGGPGGGGAGAPVCAGPGAAAGQLDAQVSGPEGILQNGAVDDSVAKTSQLLAELNFEEDEEDTYYTKDLPIHACSYCGIHDPACVVYCNTSKKWFCNGRGNTSGSHIVNHLVRAKCKEVTLHKDGPLGETVLECYNCGCRNVFLLGFIPAKADSVVVLLCRQPCASQSSLKDINWDSSQWQPLIQDRCFLSWLVKIPSEQEQLRARQITAQQINKLEELWKENPSATLEDLEKPGVDEEPQHVLLRYEDAYQYQNIFGPLVKLEADYDKKLKESQTQDNITVRWDLGLNKKRIAYFTLPKTDSGNEDLVIIWLRDMRLMQGDEICLRYKGDLAPLWKGIGHVIKVPDNYGDEIAIELRSSVGAPVEVTHNFQVDFVWKSTSFDRMQSALKTFAVDETSVSGYIYHKLLGHEVEDVIIKCQLPKRFTAQGLPDLNHSQVYAVKTVLQRPLSLIQGPPGTGKTVTSATIVYHLARQGNGPVLVCAPSNIAVDQLTEKIHQTGLKVVRLCAKSREAIDSPVSFLALHNQIRNMDSMPELQKLQQLKDETGELSSADEKRYRALKRTAERELLMNADVICCTCVGAGDPRLAKMQFRSILIDESTQATEPECMVPVVLGAKQLILVGDHCQLGPVVMCKKAAKAGLSQSLFERLVVLGIRPIRLQVQYRMHPALSAFPSNIFYEGSLQNGVTAADRVKKGFDFQWPQPDKPMFFYVTQGQEEIASSGTSYLNRTEAANVEKITTKLLKAGAKPDQIGIITPYEGQRSYLVQYMQFSGSLHTKLYQEVEIASVDAFQGREKDFIILSCVRANEHQGIGFLNDPRRLNVALTRARYGVIIVGNPKALSKQPLWNHLLNYYKEQKVLVEGPLNNLRESLMQFSKPRKLVNTINPGARFMTTAMYDAREAIIPGSVYDRSSQGRPSNMYFQTHDQIGMISAGPSHVAAMNIPIPFNLVMPPMPPPGYFGQANGPAAGRGTPKGKTGRGGRQKNRFGLPGPSQTNLPNSQASQDVASQPFSQGALTQGYISMSQPSQMSQPGLSQPELSQDSYLGDEFKSQIDVALSQDSTYQGERAYQHGGVTGLSQY, from the exons GTCAGTGGACCTGAGGGCATCCTGCAGAACGGGGCTGTGGATGACAGCGTGGCCAAGACTAGCCAGTTGTTGGCCGAGTTGAACTTCGAAGAAGATGAGGAAGATACCTATTACACGAAGGATCTCCCCATACATGCCTGCAG TTACTGCGGAATACACGATCCTGCTTGCGTGGTTTACTGTAATACCAGCAAGAAGTGGTTCTGTAATGGACGTGGAAATACTTCTGGCAG ccacattgtaaatcacctcGTGAGGGCAAAATGCAAAGAGGTGACTCTGCACAAGGATGGGCCCCTGGGGGAGACGGTTCTGGAGTGTTATAACTGCGGCTGCCGCAACGTCTTCCTCCTCGGCTTCATCCCCGCCAAGGCTGACTCGGTTGTGGTGCTGCTATGCAG GCAGCCCTGTGCCAGTCAGAGCAGCCTCAAGGACATTAACTGGGACAGCTCGCAGTGGCAGCCCCTGATTCAGGACCGTTGCTTCCTGTCCTGGCTGGTCAAGATCCCTTCTGAGCAGGAGCAGCTGCGGGCGCGGCAGATCACCGCCCAGCAGATCAACAAGCTGGAGGAGCTCTGGAAG GAAAATCCTTCTGCCACCTTGGAGGACCTCGAGAAGCCAGGAGTGGATGAGGAGCCGCAGCATGTCCTCCTGCGGTATGAGGATGCCTACCAGTACCAGAACATATTCGGTCCTCTAGTCAAGCTGGAGGCTGACTATGATAAGAAACTGAAAGAGTCGCAG ACTCAAGATAACATCACGGTCAGGTGGGACCTGGGCCTTAACAAGAAGAGAATCGCCTACTTCACTTTGCCCAAGACTGACTCTGGTAATGAGGATTTAGTCATAATTTGGTTAAGAG ACATGAGGCTCATGCAAGGGGATGAGATATGCCTGCGGTACAAAGGGGACCTGGCGCCCCTATGGAAAGGGATCGGCCACGTCATCAAGGTCCCTGATA ATTATGGCGACGAGATCGCTATTGAGCTTCGGAGCAGTGTGGGTGCACCCGTGGAGGTGACTCATAACTTCCAGGTGGATTTCGTGTGGAAGTCAACCTCATTCGACAG GATGCAGAGTGCGTTGAAAACCTTTGCTGTGGACGAGACCTCCGTGTCGGGCTACATCTACCACAAACTGCTCGGCCACGAGGTGGAGGATGTGATCATCAAGTGCCAGCTGCCCAAGCGCTTCACGGCGCAGGGGCTCCCTGACCTCAACCACTCTCAG GTTTACGCCGTGAAGACTGTGCTGCAGAGACCACTGAGTCTGATCCAGGGCCCGCCGGGCACAGGAAAGACGGTGACCTCAGCCACCATTGTCTACCACCTGGCTCGGCAAGGCAATGG GCCCGTGCTTGTCTGTGCTCCAAGCAACATAGCCGTGGATCAGCTGACTGAGAAGATCCACCAGACTGGGCTGAAAGTCGTGCGGCTCTGTGCCAAGAGCCGAGAGGCCATCGACTCCCCGGTGTCGTTCTTGGCCCTGCACAACCAGATCAGGAACATGGACAG CATGCCGGAGCTCCAGAAGCTGCAGCAGCTGAAGGATGAGACCGGCGAGCTGTCGTCTGCGGACGAAAAGCGGTACCGGGCCCTGAAGCGCACTGCCGAGAGAGAGCTGCTCATG AATGCAGATGTCATCTGCTGCACGTGTGTGGGCGCCGGGGACCCGAGGCTCGCCAAGATGCAGTTCCGATCCATTTTAATCGACGAGAGCACCCAGGCCACCGAGCCAGAGTGCATGGTCCCTGTGGTCCTTGGAGCCAAGCAG CTGATCCTCGTGGGCGACCACTGCCAGCTGGGCCCCGTGGTGATGTGCAAGAAGGCGGCCAAGGCCGGGCTGTCCCAGTCGCTCTTTGAGCGCCTGGTGGTGCTGGGCATCCGTCCCATCCGCCTCCAGGTCCAGTATCGGATGCATCCTGCGCTCAGTGCCTTCCCGTCCAACATCTTCTATGAGGGCTCTCTTCAGAATGGTGTCACTGCAG CGGATCGTGTGAAGAAGGGGTTTGACTTCCAGTGGCCCCAACCGGATAAACCGATGTTCTTCTATGTGACCCAGGGCCAAGAGGAGATTGCCAGCTCAGGCACCTCCTACCTAAACAG GACGGAGGCTGCAAATGTGGAGAAGATCACCACGAAGCTGTTGAAGGCGGGCGCCAAGCCAGATCAGATCGGCATCATCACGCCCTACGAGGGCCAGCGCTCCTACCTGGTGCAGTACATGCAGTTCAGTGGCTCCCTGCACACCAAGCTCTACCAG GAGGTGGAGATCGCCAGCGTGGATGCGTTCCAGGGCCGCGAGAAGGACTTCATCATCCTCTCCTGTGTGCGGGCGAATGAGCACCAAGGCATTGGATTTTTAAACGACCCCAGAAGGCTTAATGTGGCCTTGACCAGAGCACG ATATGGGGTCATTATCGTGGGCAACCCGAAGGCCCTGTCCAAGCAGCCGCTCTGGAACCACCTGCTGAACTACTACAAGGAGCAGAAGGTGCTGGTGGAGGGGCCGCTGAACAACCTGCGGGAGAGCCTCATGCAGTTCAGCAAGCCCAGGAAGCTGGTCAACACCATCAACCCG GGAGCCCGCTTCATGACAACTGCCATGTATGATGCCCGGGAGGCCATCATCCCAGGATCGGTCTATGACCGGAGCAGCCAGG GCCGGCCCTCGAACATGTACTTCCAGACCCATGACCAGATTGGCATGATCAGTGCTGGCCCCAGCCACGTGGCTGCCATGAACATTCCCATCCCCTTCAACCTGGTCATGCCGCCCATGCCGCCACCGGGGTATTTTGGACAAGCTAACGGGCCAGCCGCAG GCCGGGGCACCCCAAAAGGCAAGACTGGTCGTGGGGGACGCCAGAAGAACCGCTTTGGGCTTCCTGGGCCCAGCCAGACGAATCTCCCCAATAGCCAGGCCAGCCAGGATGTGGCGTCACAGCCCTTCTCACAGGGCGCGCTGACCCAGGGCTACATCTCCATGAGCCAGCCCTCCCAGATGAGCCAGCCCGGCCTCTCCCAGCCTGAGCTGTCCCAG GACAGTTACCTTGGAGATGAGTTTAAGTCACAGATTGATGTGGCGCTGTCGCAAGACTCCACGTACCAGGGGGAGCGGGCGTACCAGCACGGCGGAGTGACGGGGCTGTCCCAGTATTAG